The Vibrio kanaloae genome has a window encoding:
- a CDS encoding VC2662 family protein: MKKLLSILAVSAAVMAPAAFASSPVMFSTINGFNAPDADAVGGVRVALLHGQVSDLKGLDLAVVGMSETQTTTGVNLGIFGASKVNQEMTGASLGFFNWNTGNTTGVNLGAVNITNDVKGANVSFVNYSEGNTLVDVGAANLSEVSTVQVGIFNKTNKIEGVQVGLINCADNGFFPCFPIINFAK, encoded by the coding sequence ATGAAAAAACTACTTTCGATACTTGCTGTTTCTGCAGCAGTGATGGCACCAGCAGCATTTGCTTCTTCGCCTGTTATGTTCTCAACGATCAACGGTTTTAACGCACCAGACGCCGATGCGGTTGGCGGTGTACGTGTTGCGCTTCTTCACGGACAAGTGAGCGATCTAAAAGGCCTTGATCTTGCCGTTGTTGGTATGTCTGAAACGCAAACCACAACCGGTGTCAACCTGGGTATTTTCGGCGCATCAAAAGTGAACCAAGAGATGACAGGTGCTTCACTTGGCTTCTTCAACTGGAATACGGGTAACACAACAGGTGTAAACCTAGGTGCCGTGAACATTACTAACGATGTTAAAGGTGCCAACGTAAGTTTCGTCAACTACTCTGAAGGTAACACTTTGGTTGATGTAGGTGCCGCGAACTTATCTGAAGTATCAACCGTTCAGGTGGGTATTTTCAATAAAACAAACAAGATTGAAGGCGTACAAGTTGGTTTGATCAACTGTGCTGACAACGGTTTCTTCCCATGTTTCCCAATTATTAACTTCGCTAAATAA